One window of Mesorhizobium loti R88b genomic DNA carries:
- a CDS encoding ABC transporter permease — protein sequence MSHEKRTLEFYVLAGFFALFVLFLYGPLSAILILSFQGETGGLTFPLNGVSLHWFANLFERQAVGDFGGSFKRSLVLGLMVMVVTVVVSLLAGLAFRQKFRGATALFYLAVASLVVPSIIISLGIGVVFQQVGFRPAWYTSAFGAHLTWTLPFGVLIMFAVFNRFSPAYEEAARDLGASSWQTFAHVVLPMIAPSLIGVGLFGFTLSYDEFARTLMTSGSFNTLPLEIYGMTTNVTTPVLYALGTVTTVFSFLVILATLGAILYVGRRRARA from the coding sequence GTGAGCCACGAAAAACGCACCTTGGAATTCTATGTGTTGGCCGGCTTCTTCGCGCTGTTCGTGCTGTTCCTGTACGGGCCGCTGTCGGCGATCCTGATCCTCTCCTTTCAGGGCGAGACCGGCGGCCTCACCTTCCCACTCAACGGCGTGTCGTTGCACTGGTTCGCCAATCTATTCGAGCGTCAGGCGGTTGGCGATTTCGGCGGCAGCTTCAAGCGCTCGCTGGTCCTGGGCCTGATGGTGATGGTCGTCACCGTCGTGGTGTCACTGCTGGCGGGGCTCGCCTTCCGGCAAAAATTTCGAGGGGCGACGGCTTTGTTCTATCTGGCCGTCGCCAGCCTCGTCGTGCCCTCGATCATCATTTCGCTGGGCATCGGCGTCGTCTTCCAGCAGGTCGGTTTTCGCCCTGCCTGGTACACGTCAGCCTTCGGCGCACACCTGACCTGGACCTTGCCGTTCGGCGTGCTCATCATGTTCGCCGTCTTCAACCGTTTTTCGCCGGCTTACGAGGAAGCAGCCCGCGATCTTGGCGCCAGTTCCTGGCAGACCTTCGCCCATGTCGTCTTGCCGATGATCGCGCCGAGCCTGATCGGCGTCGGCCTGTTCGGCTTCACACTGTCCTATGACGAATTCGCCCGCACGCTGATGACCTCAGGCAGCTTCAACACGCTACCGCTCGAGATCTACGGGATGACCACCAATGTCACGACGCCCGTCCTCTACGCGTTGGGCACAGTGACCACGGTGTTCTCCTTCCTGGTGATCCTGGCGACGCTGGGCGCCATCCTCTATGTCGGCCGCCGACGGGCGAGAGCGTGA
- a CDS encoding aspartate/glutamate racemase family protein, which produces MQILVVNPNTTASMTETIAAAARGVAGGWTEIVAVTSSMGPASIEGYYDEALAVPGLLMEIAAGERQGAQAAIIACFDDTGLDAARAMATIPVLGICEAALSLASFIAQRFSVVTTTDRSRVPVEALVQRYGMAGRARVRAADIPVLALDDPASGAVEKLRGEIARAIEEDRAEAIVLGCAGMADLAHRLQEEFSLPVIDGVGAAVKQAEALIALGLSTSKRGAYASPLAKPYRGVLKSFSPGMIAAE; this is translated from the coding sequence GTGCAGATACTGGTGGTGAACCCCAACACGACGGCGAGCATGACCGAGACGATCGCGGCGGCTGCGCGCGGCGTCGCTGGCGGCTGGACCGAAATCGTCGCCGTCACCTCGTCCATGGGGCCGGCCTCGATCGAGGGCTATTATGACGAGGCACTGGCTGTGCCGGGCCTCTTGATGGAGATCGCCGCCGGCGAGCGGCAGGGCGCTCAAGCCGCCATCATCGCCTGTTTCGACGACACCGGACTGGATGCCGCTCGCGCCATGGCCACCATTCCCGTCCTCGGCATCTGCGAGGCGGCGCTCAGCCTCGCCTCCTTTATCGCCCAGCGCTTCAGCGTCGTCACCACCACCGACCGCTCGCGCGTGCCCGTGGAGGCGCTGGTGCAGCGCTACGGCATGGCTGGGCGCGCCCGGGTGCGCGCCGCCGACATTCCCGTGCTTGCGCTCGACGATCCGGCATCCGGCGCGGTCGAGAAACTGCGCGGCGAAATCGCCCGCGCCATCGAGGAGGACCGCGCCGAGGCTATCGTGCTTGGTTGCGCCGGCATGGCCGATCTTGCCCACCGTCTGCAAGAGGAATTTAGCTTGCCGGTCATCGACGGCGTGGGTGCGGCGGTGAAGCAGGCGGAAGCGTTGATTGCCTTAGGCCTGTCGACCTCCAAGCGCGGCGCCTATGCCAGCCCTCTCGCCAAGCCCTATCGCGGCGTGCTGAAATCCTTCTCGCCCGGGATGATCGCCGCGGAATGA
- a CDS encoding GNAT family N-acetyltransferase produces MKPTLRTLSLQELNVLIDWAAAEGWNPGLDDATAFQATDPEGFIGAFVGNEMVAAISAVAYGPEFGFIGLYICRPDMRGKGYGKAVWTAGMKRLAGRTIGLDGVEEQQSNYRRKGFRPIYETIRYSGRPAVPAVSAERLRTVTTQLIPDIIAYDAHCFPAPRRAFLQQWLQPPHHALAAITSQGTNGYAVARLCRDGFKIGPLFADGVETALHLLESLAGACEGDLNIDVPATKLDFISALGAAGFSPTFTTTRM; encoded by the coding sequence ATGAAACCGACCCTCCGCACACTGTCGCTGCAGGAACTGAATGTTCTGATCGACTGGGCGGCCGCCGAGGGATGGAACCCTGGCCTCGACGATGCCACCGCCTTCCAGGCTACGGATCCGGAAGGCTTCATCGGCGCGTTTGTCGGCAATGAGATGGTCGCGGCAATCTCGGCTGTCGCCTACGGTCCAGAATTTGGTTTCATCGGCCTTTACATCTGCCGTCCCGACATGCGTGGCAAAGGCTACGGCAAGGCGGTTTGGACTGCCGGCATGAAAAGGCTCGCAGGCCGCACGATAGGGCTCGACGGGGTTGAAGAACAGCAGAGCAACTATCGGCGCAAAGGCTTCCGTCCGATCTATGAGACCATCCGTTACAGCGGGCGCCCGGCAGTACCAGCCGTCAGCGCCGAACGGCTGCGTACGGTTACCACGCAGCTCATTCCCGACATCATCGCCTATGATGCCCATTGCTTTCCCGCGCCCCGGCGCGCGTTCCTGCAGCAGTGGCTGCAGCCGCCACACCATGCGCTGGCGGCAATCACGTCCCAAGGGACTAACGGTTATGCGGTGGCGCGCTTGTGCCGCGATGGCTTCAAGATCGGACCCTTGTTCGCAGACGGCGTGGAGACCGCACTGCACTTGCTTGAAAGCCTGGCGGGTGCCTGCGAGGGCGATCTCAACATCGACGTTCCGGCAACGAAGCTGGATTTCATATCGGCGCTCGGTGCGGCTGGTTTCTCACCGACCTTCACCACCACGCGAATGTGA
- a CDS encoding GumC family protein translates to MSVQSAAADVDVDLRQLFASLARNWLRILLFALVVTGLAFAFASFATKHYKAQTQVEIAPRESVYTRPAGSNNDGDKPILDEQGVATQVQIISSNEILKQVAQKLGLSRLPEFDETLNMSKLSRVLILLGLKNDPMDVPADERVLKKMREKLNVFGVEKTRIIAIEFSSEDPKLAAAIPDAIAASYIAGQGAAKSESNTAAADFLAPEIADLSKQVRDAEAKVAAYRSQSDLLMGGNNATLATQQLAELSTELSRVRANRAAAEGTADSMRKALQNGGSLDSLPEVLSSDLIQRLRERQAELRANIADLSTTMLDNHPRVRAAKSQLADLDAQIRSEAQKVMKGLVMQADAAKARESQLVADVNTLKAASAQAGEQQVDLDALQRDAAAKRQQLELYLTNYREAASRKDRNYVPVDARVSSPASVPSEPYFPKVGPIVGAAAAASLLLAAVFTLLRELFSGRAMRPATGARFAPIDEVAMPLTTHQVPAAPEPSARLDPVVASEFANRATEAPWPETVVDPEMMQPQPQPLAASEPVAVAEPVAPAGPVTKAEPVPEAVSVAEPEPVVEVQRTPSVLGEIDIEKAAEKLIASGAARAIFVSPEGDEAAASAVLVAREVADAGLRVLLLDLTASGAASRPMLDSGLFPGITDLLASQAQFSDVIHADLYSDCHVIPVGTADPVRAMRAADRLPIIMQSLTTAYDLVVVECGPADAQGISRLGGEATEVFLSMLEPDDEVTQAAVKLIESGYPDLTLVTPLGHEPPGSPGRRSAA, encoded by the coding sequence ATGTCCGTTCAGTCCGCGGCCGCAGATGTCGACGTCGACCTCAGGCAGCTCTTCGCCAGCCTGGCGAGGAACTGGCTGCGCATCCTGCTGTTCGCTCTGGTCGTGACGGGCCTGGCGTTTGCTTTCGCATCATTCGCGACAAAGCACTATAAGGCCCAGACGCAGGTGGAAATCGCCCCGCGCGAATCCGTCTATACCCGCCCGGCCGGCAGCAACAATGACGGCGACAAGCCGATCCTCGACGAGCAGGGGGTCGCCACCCAGGTCCAGATCATTTCGTCCAACGAAATCCTCAAGCAGGTGGCGCAGAAACTCGGTCTGTCGCGGCTGCCTGAGTTCGACGAGACGCTCAACATGTCCAAGCTGAGCCGCGTGCTGATCCTGCTTGGGCTGAAGAACGACCCGATGGATGTTCCAGCCGACGAGCGTGTGCTGAAGAAGATGCGCGAGAAGCTCAACGTCTTCGGCGTTGAAAAGACTCGCATCATTGCCATTGAGTTCTCCTCGGAGGATCCAAAGCTCGCCGCCGCCATCCCCGATGCCATTGCCGCTTCCTATATTGCCGGGCAGGGCGCGGCCAAGAGCGAATCGAACACCGCCGCCGCGGACTTTCTGGCGCCCGAGATTGCCGATCTGTCGAAGCAGGTCAGGGATGCCGAGGCCAAGGTCGCGGCTTACCGCTCCCAGTCCGACCTCCTGATGGGCGGCAACAATGCCACTCTGGCGACGCAGCAGCTGGCCGAACTGTCGACCGAATTGTCGCGGGTGCGCGCCAACCGCGCCGCGGCCGAAGGCACCGCCGACAGCATGCGCAAGGCGCTGCAGAATGGCGGCTCGCTGGATTCCCTGCCGGAAGTGCTGTCGTCAGACCTGATCCAGCGTTTGCGCGAACGCCAGGCCGAGCTGCGCGCCAACATCGCCGATCTGTCGACGACGATGCTCGACAATCATCCGCGCGTTCGCGCCGCGAAATCACAGCTGGCCGATCTCGACGCGCAGATCCGCAGCGAAGCCCAGAAGGTCATGAAGGGTCTGGTCATGCAGGCCGATGCCGCCAAGGCACGCGAAAGCCAGCTCGTCGCCGACGTCAACACGCTGAAGGCAGCGTCGGCGCAGGCCGGCGAACAGCAGGTCGATCTCGATGCGCTGCAGCGCGATGCCGCCGCCAAGCGCCAGCAGCTCGAACTCTATCTGACCAACTATCGCGAGGCAGCTTCGCGCAAGGACCGCAACTACGTGCCGGTCGACGCCCGCGTCTCCTCGCCGGCTTCGGTGCCCTCCGAGCCTTACTTCCCCAAGGTCGGCCCGATCGTTGGCGCGGCGGCGGCGGCTTCGCTTCTGCTGGCGGCTGTCTTCACGCTGCTGCGGGAGCTCTTCTCGGGCCGCGCCATGCGCCCGGCCACGGGAGCCCGTTTCGCGCCGATCGACGAAGTGGCGATGCCGCTGACGACCCACCAGGTGCCGGCTGCTCCGGAGCCATCCGCCCGCCTGGATCCGGTCGTCGCCAGCGAGTTCGCCAATCGTGCCACCGAGGCGCCGTGGCCTGAAACGGTTGTGGATCCGGAAATGATGCAGCCGCAGCCGCAGCCGCTTGCCGCGTCCGAGCCTGTTGCCGTCGCCGAACCTGTTGCCCCAGCAGGACCTGTGACCAAGGCCGAGCCGGTTCCAGAGGCAGTATCAGTCGCCGAGCCGGAGCCCGTCGTAGAAGTCCAGCGGACGCCCTCGGTGCTCGGCGAGATCGACATCGAGAAGGCCGCTGAAAAGCTGATCGCCAGTGGGGCGGCGCGCGCCATATTTGTCTCGCCCGAAGGCGACGAGGCCGCCGCGTCGGCGGTCCTGGTGGCGCGTGAGGTCGCCGATGCCGGCCTGCGCGTCCTGCTGCTCGACCTGACCGCCTCGGGTGCCGCCTCGCGACCGATGCTGGACAGCGGGCTTTTCCCCGGCATCACCGATCTGCTGGCCTCGCAGGCGCAATTCAGCGACGTGATTCATGCCGATCTCTATTCCGACTGCCACGTCATTCCCGTCGGCACCGCCGATCCGGTCCGCGCCATGCGCGCCGCCGACCGGCTGCCGATCATCATGCAGTCGCTGACCACCGCCTATGACCTTGTGGTGGTCGAATGCGGGCCGGCCGATGCGCAAGGCATCAGCCGCCTGGGCGGCGAGGCCACGGAAGTGTTCCTATCCATGCTCGAACCGGACGATGAGGTGACTCAGGCGGCCGTCAAGCTGATCGAGAGCGGTTACCCCGACCTGACGCTGGTGACGCCGCTTGGCCACGAACCGCCGGGCAGTCCCGGGCGGCGCTCCGCGGCCTGA
- a CDS encoding polysaccharide biosynthesis/export family protein, protein MKSTASLFRALLAVSVLAGCSSYRPTPAAFHEVLDQPYRLGAGDRIRVTVFEQDGLTNTYSVDQSGYLSFPLVGAIPARGHTAQQMEKEIADKLRQGYLRDPDVSVEIDRYRPIFVMGEVGAAGQYSYVPGLTVQKAIAIAGGFSPRANQESVDITRDINGKVMTGRVVTSDPLLPGDTVYVRERLF, encoded by the coding sequence ATGAAAAGCACTGCTTCTCTCTTTCGCGCGCTGCTTGCCGTATCGGTGCTCGCCGGCTGCTCCAGCTACCGGCCGACCCCGGCAGCCTTCCACGAGGTGCTCGACCAGCCCTACCGTCTCGGCGCTGGCGACCGCATCCGCGTCACCGTATTCGAGCAGGACGGGCTGACCAATACCTACAGCGTCGACCAGTCCGGCTATCTCTCCTTCCCGCTTGTCGGCGCCATACCGGCGCGTGGCCACACCGCACAGCAGATGGAAAAGGAAATTGCCGATAAATTGCGGCAGGGCTATCTGCGCGACCCCGATGTCTCGGTCGAGATCGATCGCTACCGGCCGATCTTCGTCATGGGCGAAGTGGGTGCCGCCGGTCAGTACTCCTACGTGCCCGGCCTGACCGTGCAGAAAGCCATCGCCATTGCCGGCGGCTTCTCGCCACGCGCCAACCAGGAAAGCGTCGACATCACCCGCGACATCAACGGCAAGGTGATGACCGGCCGCGTGGTCACATCCGATCCGCTGCTGCCTGGAGACACCGTCTACGTTCGCGAACGCCTGTTCTGA
- a CDS encoding glycosyltransferase, with product MADKLRIVHCFRSPVGGIFRHVRDLTEAQVAAGHMVGIVCDSTTGGEFEERLFAQMKDMLALGIHRTPMQRHVGPGDLASARRTYRIIKELRPDVLHGHGAKGGAYARLFGSLLRVSRSRVARLYSPHGGSLHYDESTATGKLFFALERFMARFTDCLLFVSDYERRTYRRKVGEPPIPNILVYNGLRATEFEPVITSTDAADLLYIGMMRDLKGPDIFIDALAAAGPQLGRALSAVMVGDGDDLPRYHAQVERLGLQGNVRFLPPMPAREAFALAALVVVPSRAEAMPYIVLETLAAARPMIATSVGGIPEIFGSGSPALIRPDPVELADKMSEALADLAAYGRLMPDAASLRARFGADVMAAEIEKAYFAALGR from the coding sequence GTGGCGGACAAGCTCAGGATCGTCCACTGCTTTCGCTCACCCGTCGGAGGAATTTTCCGCCATGTGCGCGACCTGACGGAGGCGCAGGTCGCTGCCGGTCATATGGTCGGCATCGTCTGCGATTCGACCACCGGCGGCGAATTCGAGGAGCGTCTGTTCGCGCAGATGAAGGACATGCTGGCGCTCGGTATCCATCGCACGCCAATGCAGCGCCATGTCGGCCCGGGCGATCTCGCCTCGGCCCGGCGCACGTACAGGATCATCAAGGAATTGCGGCCGGACGTGTTGCATGGGCACGGCGCCAAGGGTGGCGCCTATGCCCGTCTGTTCGGCTCATTGTTGCGGGTATCAAGGTCTCGCGTAGCCCGCCTTTATTCGCCGCATGGCGGCTCTCTCCACTATGACGAGAGCACCGCCACCGGAAAGCTGTTCTTCGCGCTCGAGCGCTTCATGGCACGCTTCACCGACTGCCTGCTGTTCGTCTCGGACTATGAGCGGCGGACCTATCGCAGGAAGGTGGGCGAGCCGCCTATCCCCAACATTCTGGTCTACAACGGACTGCGCGCTACTGAGTTCGAGCCGGTGATCACCAGTACCGATGCGGCGGATCTGCTCTACATCGGCATGATGCGCGACCTGAAGGGGCCCGACATCTTTATCGACGCCCTGGCCGCCGCCGGTCCGCAGCTTGGCCGCGCGCTGAGCGCGGTGATGGTCGGCGACGGCGATGACCTGCCGCGCTACCACGCCCAGGTAGAGCGCCTGGGACTCCAAGGCAACGTCCGCTTCCTGCCGCCAATGCCGGCCAGGGAGGCCTTTGCGCTGGCGGCGCTCGTCGTGGTTCCCTCACGCGCCGAAGCCATGCCCTATATCGTGCTGGAGACGCTGGCCGCGGCGAGACCGATGATCGCCACGTCCGTCGGCGGCATACCGGAGATTTTTGGCTCCGGCTCCCCTGCCTTGATTCGCCCCGATCCGGTCGAACTCGCCGACAAGATGAGTGAGGCGCTTGCCGACCTTGCCGCCTATGGCCGACTGATGCCCGACGCCGCCAGCCTCCGGGCGCGCTTCGGCGCCGACGTCATGGCCGCCGAAATCGAGAAGGCTTATTTCGCCGCGCTGGGCAGGTAG
- a CDS encoding undecaprenyl-phosphate glucose phosphotransferase, which produces MNEIDPAHRFSPEAVRKFEAPTEGDTPGGMNDVARQVASQYRRDTMSPIMVSGVLRMVEFALLFLSGLGVYFHYVGFFNYLAWQYPLTMAAASFLAVVLLDVSDCYQVVSLMRPIANFGRILLAWAGAFALMALTAFAVKMSEDYSRLLFGTWFVVGFVLLFSLRLVMSKLIRRWARDGRMERRAVIVGGGKAAEVLIRSVEKQPYNDIRICGIFDDRGDKRSPPIVAGYPKLGTISELIEFARIARIDMLIVSLPLTAEMRVLQLLKKLWVLPVDIRLSAHSNALQFRPRAYSFIGSVPMLDIFDRPINDWDSVAKRAFDIIFSLIGIVVFSPVMLATAIAIKLDSKGPVLFKQKRHGFNNEIIEVYKFRSMYTDRSDPTAKQTVTKNDPRVTRVGRFIRKTSIDELPQFVNSLLGSLSLIGPRPHAIAAQSHNLLYNEVVDGYFARHKVKPGVTGWAQINGWRGEMDTNEKIRMRTEYDLYYIENWSLLFDLRILFLTPVRLLNTENAY; this is translated from the coding sequence ATGAACGAGATCGACCCCGCACACCGCTTTTCACCAGAAGCCGTGCGCAAATTCGAGGCACCGACCGAAGGCGACACGCCCGGCGGCATGAATGACGTTGCCCGACAGGTCGCTTCGCAATACCGACGCGATACGATGTCGCCGATCATGGTCAGCGGTGTGCTGCGCATGGTCGAATTCGCTTTGCTGTTCCTGTCCGGCCTCGGCGTTTATTTCCACTATGTCGGGTTCTTCAATTATCTCGCCTGGCAATATCCGCTGACGATGGCCGCAGCTTCCTTCCTTGCCGTGGTGTTGCTCGACGTCAGCGACTGCTACCAGGTCGTCTCGCTGATGCGGCCCATCGCCAATTTCGGCCGCATCCTGCTGGCCTGGGCCGGAGCCTTCGCGCTGATGGCGTTGACCGCTTTTGCCGTGAAGATGTCGGAAGACTATTCACGCCTTTTGTTCGGCACCTGGTTCGTCGTCGGTTTCGTTCTCCTCTTTAGTCTCAGGCTGGTGATGTCGAAACTCATCCGGCGCTGGGCGCGCGATGGCCGCATGGAACGGCGCGCCGTCATTGTCGGCGGTGGCAAGGCGGCCGAAGTGCTGATCCGCTCGGTCGAAAAGCAGCCCTACAACGATATCCGCATCTGCGGCATCTTCGATGATCGCGGCGACAAGCGCTCGCCGCCGATCGTTGCCGGCTATCCCAAGCTCGGCACGATTTCGGAACTGATCGAATTCGCCCGCATCGCCCGCATCGACATGCTAATCGTGTCGCTGCCGCTGACGGCTGAAATGCGCGTGCTGCAGCTGTTGAAGAAGCTGTGGGTGCTGCCGGTCGATATCCGCTTGTCGGCGCATTCCAACGCGCTGCAGTTTCGCCCACGCGCCTATTCCTTCATCGGCTCGGTGCCGATGCTGGATATTTTCGACAGGCCGATCAACGACTGGGATTCGGTCGCCAAGCGCGCCTTCGATATCATCTTCAGCCTCATCGGCATCGTCGTGTTCTCGCCAGTGATGCTGGCAACCGCCATCGCCATCAAGCTCGACAGCAAGGGACCGGTGCTGTTCAAGCAAAAGCGGCACGGCTTCAACAACGAGATCATCGAGGTCTACAAGTTTCGCTCGATGTACACCGACCGTTCGGATCCGACCGCCAAGCAGACCGTGACCAAGAACGACCCGCGCGTCACCCGCGTCGGCCGCTTTATCCGCAAGACCTCGATCGACGAACTGCCGCAGTTCGTCAATTCGCTGCTGGGCTCGCTGTCGCTGATCGGCCCGCGCCCGCATGCCATCGCCGCGCAGTCGCACAACCTGCTCTACAACGAGGTGGTCGACGGCTATTTCGCGCGCCACAAGGTCAAGCCCGGCGTCACCGGCTGGGCGCAGATCAATGGCTGGCGCGGCGAGATGGACACCAATGAGAAGATCCGCATGCGCACGGAGTACGACCTCTATTACATCGAGAACTGGTCGCTGCTGTTCGATCTCAGAATCCTGTTCCTGACACCGGTCCGGCTGCTCAACACGGAAAACGCCTATTGA
- a CDS encoding O-antigen ligase family protein, with product MSAISHELPSAAVSAKLIALISTSAVVVGILLSGFVISEPAPYEIYMAGLIVIWALFGLRISRATAPLLVLLVTMNIGGMISMTQMADLAFTPLYLSVSLFLAFSAVFFASITATQPGLYRLIFNAYVVSAVATSLLGIAGYFHAFPGAEIFTKYDRAAGAFQDPNVFGPFLVLPGIYLLYLILTGSVSRMPLLAVPLLIITLGIFFSFSRGAWGMFAVSAVLLTGCLFLQSASGKFRLRVVIMTIAALALLTIAIIVILQLPGVSDMFTQRAHLEQSYDTARLGRFARYSIGFQMAMEHPFGIGPLVFGKMFGEDTHDIWLKMLMDYGWLGFVSFLTLVLWTIAAGFRILLRDRPWQPYLLCAYVAFIGNIGLGTFIDIDHWRHMYLLLGLVWGAIALEYRHQRLLRPAFPSVSAIAR from the coding sequence TTGAGCGCGATTTCCCACGAGTTGCCGTCGGCCGCGGTCAGCGCCAAGCTGATCGCGCTGATTTCGACCAGTGCGGTGGTGGTCGGCATCCTTTTGTCCGGTTTCGTCATCAGCGAGCCGGCGCCTTACGAAATCTACATGGCCGGCCTGATCGTCATCTGGGCACTGTTTGGCCTGAGGATTTCGCGCGCCACAGCACCGCTGCTGGTGCTGCTGGTGACGATGAACATTGGCGGCATGATCTCCATGACGCAGATGGCGGACCTCGCCTTCACGCCGCTCTATCTCTCCGTATCGCTGTTTCTCGCCTTCAGCGCGGTGTTCTTCGCCTCGATCACCGCCACGCAGCCAGGCCTCTACCGGCTGATCTTCAATGCCTATGTCGTCTCGGCGGTGGCGACGTCGCTGCTTGGCATAGCAGGCTATTTCCATGCCTTTCCCGGCGCCGAGATCTTCACCAAATACGATCGCGCCGCCGGCGCCTTCCAGGATCCGAACGTCTTCGGACCTTTTCTGGTGCTGCCCGGCATCTATCTGCTCTATCTGATCCTGACAGGTTCGGTCTCGCGCATGCCGCTGCTGGCGGTGCCGCTGCTTATCATCACATTGGGCATCTTCTTCTCCTTCTCGCGTGGCGCCTGGGGCATGTTCGCCGTTTCGGCCGTGCTGCTCACCGGCTGCCTGTTCCTGCAAAGCGCCAGCGGCAAGTTCCGGCTGCGCGTGGTGATCATGACCATTGCTGCGCTGGCGCTGCTGACGATCGCCATCATCGTCATCTTGCAGCTGCCCGGCGTGTCGGACATGTTCACCCAGCGCGCCCATCTGGAGCAAAGCTACGACACCGCGCGCCTCGGCCGCTTCGCCCGCTACTCGATCGGCTTCCAGATGGCGATGGAGCATCCATTCGGCATCGGGCCGCTGGTCTTCGGCAAGATGTTCGGCGAGGACACGCACGACATCTGGCTGAAGATGCTGATGGACTATGGCTGGCTCGGCTTCGTGTCGTTCCTGACGCTGGTGCTGTGGACCATCGCAGCCGGGTTCCGCATCCTGCTGCGTGACCGGCCATGGCAGCCCTATCTCCTGTGCGCCTATGTCGCCTTCATCGGCAATATCGGGCTCGGCACCTTCATCGACATCGACCACTGGCGCCACATGTATCTGCTGCTCGGCCTGGTATGGGGAGCCATCGCCCTGGAATACCGCCATCAGCGACTGCTGCGGCCGGCATTTCCGAGTGTGTCGGCGATCGCGCGATAA
- a CDS encoding DUF6602 domain-containing protein codes for MATLMPHMGERGRIAEEIIRNVLQRTLPKRFSIGTGVLISASGETSSQTDIVIFDNFHNAPLLSEFGVGIYPVEIVYATIEVKSVLTKKELRDSLGAIRKIRNVGSKKHYIFQGVATDTDGKLVPFNGPMTITVPPRSYIVAFGQKGMGKTYEGFCQTLRQCLDEHDDHVHGVAVLANDWFAARVAFKRPTILLGKDGNALLSLYSSILKGQRNFAVYPLDLDAYLRETKDDPP; via the coding sequence TTGGCGACGCTGATGCCTCACATGGGTGAGCGCGGTCGGATCGCTGAAGAGATCATCCGCAATGTCCTCCAGCGAACGCTACCAAAACGCTTTTCCATCGGGACGGGCGTATTGATCTCGGCGTCAGGCGAGACCAGTTCGCAGACAGACATCGTCATTTTCGACAATTTCCACAATGCGCCGCTGCTCTCCGAGTTCGGCGTCGGCATCTACCCCGTTGAAATTGTCTACGCGACCATTGAGGTGAAGTCGGTTCTCACAAAAAAAGAGTTGAGGGATTCGCTCGGCGCCATACGAAAAATCCGGAACGTAGGCAGCAAGAAGCATTATATCTTCCAAGGCGTCGCCACTGATACAGACGGGAAATTGGTCCCATTCAACGGCCCAATGACGATCACTGTGCCGCCACGTTCATACATTGTCGCATTCGGCCAAAAGGGAATGGGCAAGACCTACGAAGGGTTTTGCCAGACGCTTAGACAGTGCCTCGACGAGCATGACGACCACGTTCACGGTGTTGCAGTGCTGGCAAACGACTGGTTTGCGGCCCGCGTGGCGTTCAAAAGACCGACGATCTTGCTCGGCAAGGATGGCAACGCCCTTTTGAGCCTGTATTCATCGATCCTCAAAGGTCAGCGAAACTTTGCGGTCTACCCGCTGGACTTAGACGCTTATCTCCGCGAGACCAAGGACGACCCGCCGTAG
- a CDS encoding ArsR/SmtB family transcription factor, translated as MVSKKLAANAEHAAKFLAALASQHRLLIMCHLADSGEMSVGAICEKLMISQSSLSQHLAKLRRLGVVETRRDSQTIYYSCNSEAVRDLLSVMDNLYGAGAPEKRAHLFTEKQQSN; from the coding sequence ATGGTCTCGAAAAAGCTGGCAGCCAACGCCGAACATGCGGCCAAGTTTCTAGCAGCGCTGGCCAGTCAGCATCGACTATTGATCATGTGCCATTTGGCAGATAGCGGCGAAATGTCGGTCGGCGCCATCTGCGAAAAGTTGATGATAAGCCAATCGTCCCTGTCGCAGCACCTAGCCAAGCTGCGCAGGCTTGGCGTGGTAGAGACCCGGCGGGATAGCCAGACAATATATTATTCCTGCAATTCGGAGGCAGTACGCGACCTGCTGTCCGTAATGGATAACCTGTACGGCGCAGGTGCCCCCGAAAAGCGTGCGCATCTTTTCACAGAAAAGCAACAATCAAACTAG
- a CDS encoding DUF768 domain-containing protein, which translates to MSTRGINFLDQWIRNNVPETANADVISVDELTDKLIAEAKASGIKRVEIDEEVDSLYRTILDAIVHYDPGLPE; encoded by the coding sequence TTGAGCACACGCGGCATCAACTTTTTGGATCAATGGATCAGGAACAACGTTCCGGAGACGGCAAATGCCGACGTTATCTCTGTTGACGAACTTACCGATAAGCTCATTGCAGAAGCCAAGGCGTCGGGGATCAAGCGCGTTGAGATCGATGAGGAAGTGGATAGCCTCTATCGAACAATCCTTGATGCAATTGTGCATTACGACCCTGGCCTGCCTGAATAG